One genomic window of Brevundimonas vesicularis includes the following:
- the murG gene encoding undecaprenyldiphospho-muramoylpentapeptide beta-N-acetylglucosaminyltransferase yields the protein MTKLCVVAAGGTGGHMFPAEALAREMAARGWRVVLATDHRGEQYAHAFPAEERLALDAATGSGPLGLIKAGVAIFKGVVQARTAFDRLGADIVVGFGGYPSAPALVAAVTSQRPTVIHEQNAVLGRTNRILAPYVGQVASSFPTLERAPAKVQGRSHVVGSPVRSEIRALFDRPYVAPAADGPIHVLVTGGSQGARILSETTPRALAALPEALRRRLKVQQQSRPETLEAARQIYLEAGIEAEVAPFFRDMADRLFKAHLVVGRSGASTCAELAVAALPSVLIPLKIATDDHQRLNAKALTDAGAAEVILEDDLTVDRLASTLTGVLSDPARLSAMSAAARSVAIPDAAQRLADLVEATAGRA from the coding sequence ATGACCAAGCTCTGCGTCGTCGCCGCCGGCGGCACCGGCGGCCATATGTTCCCGGCCGAGGCCCTGGCGCGCGAGATGGCGGCGCGCGGCTGGCGCGTAGTCTTGGCGACCGATCACCGGGGCGAACAATACGCTCACGCTTTTCCCGCCGAGGAACGGCTGGCGCTGGACGCCGCCACCGGCTCTGGCCCCCTGGGCCTCATCAAGGCGGGCGTCGCCATCTTCAAGGGCGTGGTCCAGGCGCGAACGGCCTTCGACCGGCTGGGCGCCGACATCGTCGTCGGCTTCGGCGGCTATCCGTCCGCCCCGGCTCTGGTCGCCGCCGTCACGTCCCAGCGACCGACGGTGATCCATGAACAGAACGCGGTCCTGGGCCGCACCAATCGCATCCTGGCCCCCTATGTCGGTCAGGTCGCTTCGTCCTTCCCGACGCTCGAACGCGCGCCGGCCAAGGTCCAGGGCCGCTCGCACGTCGTCGGCTCGCCGGTGCGGTCCGAGATCCGCGCCCTGTTCGACCGCCCCTATGTGGCTCCCGCCGCCGACGGCCCGATCCATGTGTTGGTCACAGGCGGCAGCCAGGGCGCCCGCATCCTGTCCGAGACCACGCCCCGCGCGCTGGCTGCCCTGCCTGAGGCCTTGCGTCGCCGCCTGAAGGTGCAGCAGCAGTCACGCCCCGAGACGCTGGAGGCCGCGCGCCAGATCTATCTGGAGGCCGGGATCGAGGCCGAGGTCGCCCCCTTCTTCCGCGACATGGCTGACAGGCTGTTCAAGGCGCACCTGGTCGTCGGCCGCTCCGGCGCCTCGACCTGCGCCGAACTGGCGGTCGCGGCCCTGCCGTCCGTTCTGATCCCGCTGAAGATCGCCACCGACGACCACCAGCGCCTGAACGCCAAGGCCCTGACCGATGCGGGTGCGGCCGAGGTCATTCTGGAAGACGACCTGACCGTCGATCGCCTGGCCTCGACCCTGACCGGCGTCCTGTCCGATCCGGCGCGCCTGTCGGCCATGTCCGCCGCCGCCCGCAGCGTCGCCATCCCCGACGCCGCCCAACGCCTGGCCGACCTCGTCGAGGCGACGGCGGGACGTGCATAA
- the murD gene encoding UDP-N-acetylmuramoyl-L-alanine--D-glutamate ligase yields the protein MIPVPGFEGRRVAVFGLGRSGITAARALQAGDAIPILWDDGEAGRTQAKAEGFTVEDLAAADWSDFAALVLSPGAPLTHPRPHWSVDLARAAGVPVLGDIELFARALAARPKDQRPRVVAITGTNGKSTTTALIGWVLMSAGLTVHVGGNIGVGVLALPEPTPDAVYVIEVSSYQLDLTTTFAPDVAILTNISPDHLDRHGGMDGYVAAKARIFANQGQDDVALVGVDDSWGQGIARDLSDRATVISTHPSQRAEGYVAQPGAVSKDGELVADLTTARSLPGRHNAQNAAFAYATARALGIDHDAAVAGLLSFPGLAHRMEAVGRLGSVRFINDSKATNADAARQALASYPSVFWIAGGVPKAGGIADLADLFPRIAKAYLIGDAAPAFAETLADMPHVIARTLDAAVAAAAADAASAGGDQIVLLSPACASFDQFKDFEARGEAFRAAVLALGAVPETAS from the coding sequence ATGATCCCCGTTCCCGGCTTTGAAGGCAGGCGGGTCGCGGTCTTCGGCCTGGGACGGTCGGGGATCACGGCCGCGCGCGCCCTTCAGGCCGGGGACGCGATCCCGATCCTGTGGGACGACGGCGAGGCGGGCCGGACGCAGGCGAAAGCCGAGGGCTTCACGGTCGAGGACCTGGCCGCCGCCGACTGGTCCGACTTCGCCGCCCTGGTCCTGTCGCCCGGCGCGCCCCTGACCCATCCCAGGCCGCACTGGAGCGTGGACCTGGCCCGCGCGGCCGGCGTGCCCGTCCTCGGCGACATCGAACTGTTCGCCCGCGCCCTGGCCGCCCGGCCGAAGGATCAGCGGCCGCGCGTCGTCGCCATCACCGGCACCAACGGCAAGTCCACCACCACCGCCCTGATCGGCTGGGTGCTGATGTCGGCGGGCCTGACGGTTCACGTCGGCGGCAATATCGGCGTCGGCGTGCTGGCCCTGCCCGAACCGACGCCCGACGCCGTCTATGTGATCGAGGTCTCCAGCTATCAGCTCGACCTGACCACCACCTTCGCCCCCGATGTCGCCATCCTCACCAACATCAGCCCCGACCACCTGGACCGCCACGGCGGCATGGACGGCTATGTCGCGGCCAAGGCGCGCATCTTCGCCAATCAGGGACAGGATGACGTGGCCCTGGTGGGCGTGGACGACAGCTGGGGGCAGGGGATTGCGCGTGACCTGTCAGATCGCGCCACCGTCATCTCGACCCACCCCTCACAGAGAGCAGAAGGATATGTCGCGCAGCCGGGCGCGGTTTCGAAGGATGGCGAACTGGTCGCCGATCTCACGACCGCGCGCTCACTCCCCGGCCGTCACAACGCCCAGAACGCCGCCTTCGCCTATGCGACCGCCCGCGCGCTTGGCATCGACCACGACGCGGCCGTCGCCGGCCTGCTGTCCTTCCCCGGCCTGGCCCACCGTATGGAGGCGGTCGGCCGCCTCGGCTCCGTGCGCTTCATCAACGATTCCAAGGCCACGAACGCCGACGCCGCGCGTCAGGCCCTGGCCTCCTATCCGTCCGTCTTCTGGATCGCCGGCGGCGTGCCCAAGGCCGGCGGAATCGCGGACCTCGCCGACCTCTTCCCCCGCATCGCCAAGGCCTATCTGATCGGCGACGCGGCCCCGGCCTTCGCCGAAACACTTGCTGACATGCCCCACGTCATCGCCCGCACCCTCGACGCAGCCGTGGCCGCCGCCGCCGCCGATGCGGCCTCTGCCGGCGGCGACCAGATCGTCCTTCTGTCCCCCGCCTGCGCCAGCTTCGATCAGTTCAAGGACTTCGAGGCGCGCGGCGAGGCCTTCCGCGCCGCCGTCCTGGCCCTCGGCGCCGTCCCGGAAACCGCGTCATGA
- a CDS encoding peptidoglycan glycosyltransferase FtsW has protein sequence MSAPYTPAFSRNDQSHVAQWFWTVDRGLLGAALALMALGVALSFASSPAAILADESITDPFHYSWRMMVFSGVGLSIMLTTSLMSPRGVRRIAVLALFGAIVVMMALPFIGDTVKGAARWVNFGPFSLQPSEFAKPGLIVFAAWMFAEAQKGQGVPGVTIAFGFYALTVSLLLIQPDIGQTLLITTTFMAVFFMAGVPFKWMAVLASLGMAGLVSLYFVFGHMRDRLSRFFSPETTDTHQIDSASEAIRAGGLLGRGIGEGVMKRRVPDLHTDFIYSVGAEEFGLILSLIMISLYAFIVIRGMRRAMKLTDPFEQTAAAGLFMLIGLQACINVAVNLNLIPTKGMTLPFISYGGSSMLAMGLTMGFALALTRRRPGAYEPGASLTMGRRLL, from the coding sequence ATGAGCGCTCCCTACACCCCCGCCTTCTCCCGTAACGACCAGAGCCATGTGGCCCAGTGGTTTTGGACCGTGGATCGCGGCCTGCTGGGCGCGGCGCTCGCGCTGATGGCCCTGGGCGTGGCGCTCAGCTTCGCCTCCAGCCCCGCCGCTATCCTGGCCGATGAATCGATCACGGACCCCTTCCACTACTCCTGGCGGATGATGGTCTTCTCGGGCGTGGGGCTCAGCATCATGCTGACGACCTCGCTGATGTCGCCGCGCGGCGTGCGGCGGATTGCGGTCCTGGCCCTGTTCGGCGCCATCGTCGTGATGATGGCCTTGCCGTTCATCGGCGATACGGTGAAGGGGGCCGCCCGCTGGGTGAACTTCGGCCCCTTCAGCCTGCAACCGTCCGAGTTCGCCAAGCCCGGCCTCATCGTCTTCGCCGCATGGATGTTCGCCGAGGCGCAAAAGGGGCAGGGGGTGCCCGGCGTCACCATCGCCTTCGGCTTCTATGCCCTGACAGTCTCGCTGCTGCTGATCCAGCCCGACATCGGCCAGACGCTTCTGATCACCACCACCTTCATGGCCGTCTTCTTCATGGCGGGCGTGCCGTTCAAATGGATGGCGGTTCTGGCCAGCTTGGGCATGGCGGGGCTGGTGTCGCTGTATTTCGTCTTCGGCCATATGCGCGACCGCCTCAGCCGCTTCTTCTCGCCCGAAACCACCGACACCCACCAGATCGACAGCGCGTCCGAGGCCATCCGCGCCGGCGGCCTGCTGGGCCGGGGCATCGGCGAGGGCGTGATGAAGCGCCGCGTGCCCGACCTGCACACCGACTTCATCTATTCGGTCGGCGCCGAGGAGTTCGGCCTGATCCTCAGCCTGATCATGATCAGCCTCTACGCCTTCATCGTCATCCGGGGCATGCGCCGGGCCATGAAGCTGACCGACCCGTTCGAGCAGACGGCGGCGGCGGGCCTGTTCATGCTGATCGGGCTTCAGGCCTGCATCAACGTCGCGGTGAACCTGAACCTGATCCCGACCAAAGGCATGACCCTGCCCTTCATCAGCTACGGCGGTTCCTCCATGCTGGCCATGGGCCTGACCATGGGCTTCGCGCTCGCCCTGACGCGGCGCCGCCCCGGCGCCTACGAACCCGGCGCCAGCCTGACCATGGGCCGGCGGTTGCTGTAG